TCATCTAAAATTATTTGACTTATCAATTCTTCCAACTAAAAgaatataatccataaacttaCAACATTAAAATTCCTAaactaatttaattaacataaaaaaaaaattttttacttatTCATTTACCAGATATTAGTACAAGATGACTTTTGGTGTCATACAAATATTTATTGTTGCTTAAAAAAAGGTCTAAAAATTCTTCACAgtacaaaaaatgtaaaataaactcttcaaTGATGGTTAGTTAGCTGAAACTAATTTCAAATTAATGCTGTGAAAATTTCTAGAACAATTCAATTGAAAATAAGTgccaaaatttttaattcattATGGTATGAATTTTTtagtcatatatatatatatatacacacacatacacgcacacacacacataatCTAAGTGCTTGAAAGTTCTCAAGTGTCTTCGGAGCAATAAGACTTTGGCAACTGGTGCTTGTGGAATTATTGAGTAAAAAGATTAGAAAATATACTACAAAATAGTATATTTTTCAAGTACTTTCTATTATCTAATATTAGTCTAAGAAAATTATGTGATATGCAACTTCAATCAGTTTATGCAGAGACCAAATTAGGACAACAAATGACTATTAGTACTTTTTATTCAAAAGAAGTTACTAATTGATTGCATCACACGCAGTAAATTATTCGCAAAAAAATCTTGTCTTTTACTCCTTTTACCTGGGTCAGCAAGCAAAAGTCCAAATAATATTCTTATAGCACAACAAATTAACGTGCAAGCTTTTCCACCTTAAAATAGACattttttattcataaaattctATATGGCcatattcccttttttttttttttttaactgagATCACGCATCAAATAAATGTGTATTTACACGATCTTCAAGTCTGTGATGCATGATCTGTCACAAAGACTTGGTCTAGTCAATGTAAGAATCTTTACGAAGAAGTGGACGATTAGTTCAGAATTAACTTACACTAAAAACAgagaaacaaaataacttaaaTCAACATAAACATATATGCTCCAATATAGCTGtatgttaaaattttaaaacaagaaTCATACCTAGTTAATTTGAGATAACAATAATATATTTCAGGGAAAAAAGATTGAGAAAAATGGTCTTAACCATGGAGATCATATTTGATCATATTTCGGAAAGTAAATATACATAGTGAGTACTTTGATCTATTCCACTTGCATTTTGACATGAAAGTGTTAAAAGGGTCTTTATCATTTCCACTTAAAAATGTTTTCTTTGGGTTTAAGAAGATATACTATGCAAAAACCATGCTGACCAGGCTAAGTACAGGACCATAACTATAACTAGTAGTAGAAGATAAAAGGGACTATAGACTAGTGAAGGAAGAAAGGgaccccctttttttttccaaagtcCCATATCAAATCCCATCAATTTCTCTTCAAACAAATCTAGAACCCACTTAAGTACCTCTCCCTTTGTTGTATTTGGTCTTCCCTTCCTTAGCCTCAAGTCTCAACCTCCCCTTTTTTTTGCCGAGTCCATTGCTCCATTCAAAGCCCTTCTTCTCAGTCCTCACACCCCTTCTCTCTCTCACTCCTCCTCAAtctctttcctcttcttcttgaTATATGGCCAAAGGAAGTGGACTCTCCTTTGATCCAGATCGCATCGGATTGTTCCTTCACAAACCAACTGTTATCAATTCACTTCTTCATCATCAAGAGGACAAAAAAGGCAAACACCACAACAATTACCGCCGCCACCTctattatcatcatcatcacaaGTTGAAGCAAGAAGAAGCACCAGCTGCATTCATGGAGATGGATTCAGCCAGTGCTGTTGTTAACAAGAGTAATAACAACAGCAGGTCTTCACCACCTACTACTATTCAATTCCCAGTTAACCTTAACTGCTCTACCCATGATGATGATCAAGATGATGGTCCCTTGCCTCACAACAACTCTGATCATCATCAAGAAATGGACTTCTTTGCTGATAAGAAACCGAAGACTGATGAATCCAAGGCAGCCACCATCCCTCATCCCGATGCTGATACAAAAGATCTCAGTGGACCTACTGAATTGGGATTCAATGTAAATGTAAGTTTCGATCAGATTCTTGACTGATTTTTCCTTGCTGGTAGGTCTTTTCTGCACTGGGATTAGTGCTGATTACagaattctttctttttctgtaGACCGGCTTGCATCTTCTCACTGCAAACACTAGTAGTGATCAGTCAATAGTGGATGATGGAATCTCACCTCACTCTGATGATAAAAGAACTAAAAGTGAGGTAAAAACCACTGATTTTGATGCTCTTGTCTGTGTGTGTGACTGTGTGTATTCCtgtttaattttttcttttctcgatattctttcctttttcattcaCACTATTAACAGCCCCCGCCTCCCTTCTCGAGGTGGGGACTATTGAGGTGGGGGCTGATAATAGTTCTCCGGGGGTTTCCTTTATAACTTTTCACGTGTGTCATTTATGATCACGTTAGAAAGATAATTATAACAATGTTCTTCATCAAAATCTCAGCTAGCTGTTCTTCAAGCTGAGCTAGAGCGATTGAACGGAGAGAATCTACGTTTGAGGGAAGTGCTAACTCAAGTATCCAACAATTACAACAATCTTCAGATGCATCTGATGACAGTGATGCAGCAGCAGCCGCAGCAAAAACAAGATCACATAAAAGCTGACAATATTGGTGAAGGACAAGAAGGAAAACTACCACTGGAAGACAACAATAATAAGCACCAACAAAACAGTCATGGCCTAATGGTGCCACGACAGTTCATGGATCTTGGACTAGCTGCCGGTGCCACTGTTGAGACTGATGAGGCTTCTTTGTCATCCTCGGAGGGCCGAAGCGGCCGGGAGCGGTCACGATCACCGACGAATAATGTTGAGGCCAGCACAGGTGGTAGTGATGGGAGAGATGATAGTCCAGAAAAGGGTTCGCAAGGATGGGGTCCTAATAAGGTTCCAAGACTAAACAATGGCTCCAAGAATGTTGATCAGGCTACTGAGGCTACCATGAGGAAGGCTCGAGTGTCAGTCCGAGCCCGGTCAGAGGCACCCATGGtacaaaatttaaatgaattatGTCTAAAGTTATTTACAATTGTCATCTTCAAATCCAATGGCCTTTTCATTGAATTAATTGGAAAAATTAATGTTCTTGTTGGTTTGATCAGATAACTGATGGTTGTCAATGGCGTAAGTATGGACAGAAGATGGCTAAAGGAAATCCATGTCCCAGAGCTTATTACAGATGCACCATGGCCGCTGGCTGCCCAGTTAGGAAACAAGTATGTGTTTTGAATTGCTAGTAAAATGATTAATGGCCGAATTCTAAAGCTAAAATATTTCGATGAAGTTAGTACTTAAAAGTAGTTAGTAGAGATTATGTATTACCACGTGTTATTCTAGTGTGAACCCTTCTAAAAATAAATCTTTTGACTCATTCATTTCAACTGCAGCATGATCTTTTAGACCCACCTACTATTTTTTCTATCCTCTTCaaatttgtcattttcttgtttctttttgtgCTTTCTTGAATTGCCACAGAAAAACAATCAAATTTGGTATTCTCCAGTGTggtaaatttttttcttttttttttttaacttaaggTTAATTTTGCTGCATCAACAGGTTCAAAGATGTGCTGAGGACAGAACAATTCTAATCACAACATATGAAGGCAATCACAACCATCCATTACCACCAGCGGCGATGGCTATGGCTTCAACAACATCATCAGCTGCAAGAATGTTGCTTTCAGGATCCATGCCTAGTGCTGATGGATTGATGAACTCAAATTTCCTAGCCAGAACACTTCTCCCTTGTTCATCAAGCATGGCTACAATTTCAGCGTCTGCACCATTTCCAACTGTTACATTGGACCTTACACAAAATCCAAATCCATTACAATTCCAAAGATCTCCGAACCAATTCCATCTTCCTTTCCCTAATGCACCTCAGAATTTTGTAGGCAATCCAGCAGCACTTTTACCACAGATTTTTGGGCAGGCATTGTATAATCAATCAAAGTTTTCTGGCCTACAAATGTCTCAAGATTCAGATGCTGCCCACTTAGGCCATCAAGTCCCACAATTGCCACCATTGCACCAAGGCCAGCAGAATCCCTTGGCTGATACTGTCACTGCCCTCACAGCTGATCCAAATTTCACTGCAGCATTGGCAGCAGCAATCACCACTATCATTGGGAATCCTCAGTCAACAAATGCAGCAAATAACAGTAGTCTCAATATTACAACCAA
Above is a genomic segment from Coffea eugenioides isolate CCC68of chromosome 5, Ceug_1.0, whole genome shotgun sequence containing:
- the LOC113769835 gene encoding probable WRKY transcription factor 31, producing the protein MAKGSGLSFDPDRIGLFLHKPTVINSLLHHQEDKKGKHHNNYRRHLYYHHHHKLKQEEAPAAFMEMDSASAVVNKSNNNSRSSPPTTIQFPVNLNCSTHDDDQDDGPLPHNNSDHHQEMDFFADKKPKTDESKAATIPHPDADTKDLSGPTELGFNVNTGLHLLTANTSSDQSIVDDGISPHSDDKRTKSELAVLQAELERLNGENLRLREVLTQVSNNYNNLQMHLMTVMQQQPQQKQDHIKADNIGEGQEGKLPLEDNNNKHQQNSHGLMVPRQFMDLGLAAGATVETDEASLSSSEGRSGRERSRSPTNNVEASTGGSDGRDDSPEKGSQGWGPNKVPRLNNGSKNVDQATEATMRKARVSVRARSEAPMITDGCQWRKYGQKMAKGNPCPRAYYRCTMAAGCPVRKQVQRCAEDRTILITTYEGNHNHPLPPAAMAMASTTSSAARMLLSGSMPSADGLMNSNFLARTLLPCSSSMATISASAPFPTVTLDLTQNPNPLQFQRSPNQFHLPFPNAPQNFVGNPAALLPQIFGQALYNQSKFSGLQMSQDSDAAHLGHQVPQLPPLHQGQQNPLADTVTALTADPNFTAALAAAITTIIGNPQSTNAANNSSLNITTNTSNNNGSVTTSNNNSNGNNKVLNTSFPGN